One window from the genome of Calditrichota bacterium encodes:
- a CDS encoding Hsp20/alpha crystallin family protein yields the protein MTVLGILNPDVDELKDIFSLNVKDEEPILPLVEFNDTTTAYPKVDILENKTEFILRAEVPGFKKEELDVVFDDGVLTLMARRTAEETGGQVLYKERFTGNFVRQFQFSKNIRKDAIRASYRDGVLEIHLPKKPIVEKEIKIK from the coding sequence ATGACGGTATTGGGAATTTTAAATCCGGATGTGGATGAACTGAAAGACATATTTTCACTGAATGTGAAAGACGAAGAACCCATACTTCCACTTGTGGAATTCAATGATACAACGACTGCGTATCCCAAGGTCGACATTCTTGAAAATAAGACGGAATTTATTCTTCGGGCGGAAGTTCCGGGCTTTAAAAAGGAAGAATTGGACGTCGTTTTCGATGACGGTGTTTTAACCCTGATGGCCCGCAGGACTGCGGAAGAAACCGGGGGACAGGTTCTTTACAAAGAACGGTTTACCGGAAATTTTGTCCGGCAGTTTCAATTCTCGAAAAACATCCGCAAGGATGCCATTCGGGCATCGTATCGGGACGGCGTTCTGGAAATCCATTTGCCCAAGAAGCCAATCGTTGAAAAAGAGATTAAAATCAAATAA